A genome region from Natronosalvus rutilus includes the following:
- a CDS encoding MFS transporter produces the protein MSEATTLKQGIREHLGQFSLHVLLVFATGLTIGSERTVVPVLGEDVLGVESFLVIGSFVVSFGFVKALLNLYAGKWGEEYGRKPVLVLGWLTALPIPIILIYAPSWSWITVGNVLLGINQALTWSMAINAKIDLASPDQRGLAVGIDEAFGYTGVAAGAWITGVIAGRTSLRPEPFYFLAVVVVLALLISIFLIKETVHLAQHEGDDDHHDANLPFNEVLKRATYGDRTLFAAAQAGHIENFVDTLFWIAVPLYLTSQGLAIEAVGVVVGVHSAMYFLQIGTGGLADRIGRRPPVIAGMFLAGAGVLGMVFVEGYLPWAALAAVSGLGMALLYPNLMTVPSDAAHPSWRSAGMGVYRMWRDAGYGVGAILIGLAMQFVNAEAAFYMTAILMFVSGAIVYLWMEETHPEFGTHEPPAPATKPATRPASED, from the coding sequence ATGAGCGAGGCAACTACACTGAAACAGGGGATTCGCGAACACCTCGGGCAGTTCTCGCTGCACGTCCTGTTGGTGTTCGCAACGGGACTGACGATTGGTTCCGAGCGCACCGTCGTACCCGTTTTGGGCGAGGACGTACTCGGCGTCGAGTCGTTTCTCGTCATCGGCTCGTTCGTCGTCTCCTTCGGCTTCGTCAAGGCCCTACTCAACCTCTACGCCGGGAAGTGGGGCGAGGAGTACGGTCGCAAGCCGGTGCTCGTGCTCGGTTGGCTCACCGCGTTACCGATCCCGATAATCCTCATCTACGCCCCCAGCTGGAGCTGGATCACCGTCGGGAACGTTCTGCTCGGGATCAACCAGGCGCTGACCTGGAGCATGGCGATCAACGCCAAGATCGATCTTGCGAGCCCCGACCAGCGCGGGCTCGCCGTCGGTATCGACGAGGCGTTCGGCTACACCGGGGTCGCCGCCGGCGCCTGGATCACGGGCGTCATCGCCGGCCGGACGAGCCTCCGACCGGAGCCGTTCTACTTCCTCGCGGTCGTCGTAGTGCTCGCGCTCCTCATCTCCATTTTCCTCATCAAGGAAACGGTTCACCTCGCGCAGCACGAGGGGGACGACGACCACCACGACGCGAACCTCCCCTTCAATGAGGTGCTGAAGCGGGCAACGTACGGCGACCGAACGCTGTTCGCCGCGGCGCAGGCCGGCCACATCGAGAACTTCGTCGACACGCTGTTCTGGATCGCGGTGCCGCTCTATCTCACGAGTCAGGGGCTCGCGATCGAAGCCGTCGGCGTCGTCGTCGGTGTCCACAGCGCGATGTACTTCCTCCAGATTGGCACCGGCGGCCTCGCCGATCGCATCGGACGGCGTCCGCCGGTCATCGCGGGGATGTTCCTCGCGGGAGCGGGCGTCCTCGGCATGGTGTTCGTCGAGGGCTATCTCCCATGGGCCGCCCTGGCCGCGGTCTCCGGGCTGGGGATGGCGTTACTCTATCCGAATCTGATGACCGTTCCCAGCGACGCCGCTCACCCGTCGTGGCGGTCGGCGGGAATGGGCGTCTACCGGATGTGGCGGGACGCGGGCTACGGGGTCGGCGCGATCCTGATCGGCCTCGCGATGCAGTTCGTGAACGCCGAAGCCGCGTTCTACATGACGGCAATCTTGATGTTCGTCTCCGGCGCGATCGTCTACCTGTGGATGGAAGAGACCCACCCCGAGTTCGGAACGCACGAGCCACCTGCGCCAGCTACCAAACCAGCCACTCGGCCAGCGTCTGAAGACTAG
- a CDS encoding SOUL family heme-binding protein, producing the protein MRPLTKAVIVGGGVAFVGWVGWGIYSTWKAKSVPYEQLRTLNGGEIRHYPQTIRVETTASNQRIAFRQLFRYISGANQGNESISMTAPVETQNGEAISMTTPVRSEATETDADTVRMAFYLPSEYSPETAPEPTESDVTLVTEPQKTVAVDQFSWYAPEPRVARRTRKLLSTLEREGIEPAGDPYLLRYNAPWTPPFMRQNEVAVDVVEED; encoded by the coding sequence ATGAGACCACTCACGAAGGCGGTAATTGTTGGCGGTGGCGTGGCATTTGTTGGCTGGGTTGGGTGGGGCATTTACTCAACCTGGAAGGCAAAATCAGTGCCATATGAACAGCTACGAACGCTAAACGGCGGTGAAATCCGTCATTATCCCCAGACGATTCGTGTCGAAACGACGGCATCAAATCAGCGGATTGCATTTCGGCAACTCTTCAGATACATCTCGGGAGCCAACCAGGGTAACGAGTCGATCTCGATGACTGCCCCTGTCGAAACACAGAACGGGGAAGCAATCTCGATGACTACTCCTGTTCGGTCAGAGGCGACTGAGACTGACGCTGATACGGTCCGGATGGCGTTTTATCTGCCCTCAGAATATAGTCCTGAAACTGCACCAGAACCGACGGAATCGGATGTTACACTCGTCACCGAGCCACAGAAGACAGTCGCTGTGGACCAGTTTTCTTGGTATGCTCCAGAGCCGCGGGTTGCACGACGGACACGGAAGCTTCTTTCCACACTCGAGCGTGAAGGAATCGAACCGGCAGGCGACCCCTATCTCCTCCGGTATAATGCCCCGTGGACACCACCGTTTATGCGACAGAATGAAGTGGCAGTCGATGTAGTCGAAGAGGACTGA
- a CDS encoding metallophosphoesterase yields MPLPILDGPLPSSSVRDSVNGLSIGDSPPTIVSISDLHGYLEPTRSALLTLADHPEFAPVVVPGDDGALHWADENYVLVFNGDLIDRGPANEGVLALVARLVDEAPPGRVRITLGNHEAIILSPDHFGYTQWFAGRVGGDDRRQFLEQIVAGHIVAAYEGYNVTYVHAGSPTEYRVEKVNESLIEAAKKLLEAAGTEYDVGTQRRIIDEHQRVLGVGTGHPKNPGAGLVWLDFEHLPPDAPPQVVGHTRHSIPQRKGSVYCQNVLRANLASKGGEAVFIETPESLSSLTREADGNVEMREINRFD; encoded by the coding sequence ATGCCACTCCCTATTTTGGACGGGCCATTGCCCTCATCCTCCGTCCGCGATTCCGTCAATGGGCTATCCATCGGCGACTCGCCACCAACAATCGTCAGTATCAGTGATCTCCACGGCTATCTCGAACCAACGCGAAGCGCACTCCTGACGTTAGCGGATCATCCTGAGTTCGCTCCAGTGGTCGTTCCCGGAGATGACGGGGCACTCCACTGGGCAGATGAAAATTACGTGCTCGTATTCAATGGAGATCTTATCGATAGGGGGCCAGCAAACGAGGGCGTCCTCGCGTTGGTAGCCAGACTTGTTGACGAGGCTCCGCCCGGGCGGGTTCGGATCACTCTTGGAAACCACGAAGCGATCATACTCTCACCTGATCACTTCGGATACACGCAGTGGTTTGCTGGCAGAGTAGGCGGAGACGATCGACGACAATTCCTCGAACAGATTGTAGCTGGCCACATAGTCGCGGCCTATGAGGGATACAACGTCACCTACGTCCACGCTGGGTCGCCAACCGAATATCGAGTAGAGAAGGTCAACGAGTCGCTCATCGAAGCCGCTAAGAAACTGCTCGAGGCTGCCGGAACCGAGTACGACGTGGGCACGCAGAGGCGAATCATCGATGAACATCAGCGCGTCCTCGGCGTTGGCACCGGTCACCCAAAGAATCCCGGGGCGGGCCTCGTCTGGCTCGACTTTGAACATCTCCCACCAGACGCACCGCCGCAGGTTGTCGGACACACTCGACACTCGATACCCCAACGCAAGGGGAGTGTGTACTGTCAAAACGTGCTTCGCGCAAACCTCGCCTCGAAAGGTGGTGAAGCAGTCTTTATCGAAACTCCTGAGTCCCTATCCAGTCTCACCCGAGAGGCTGACGGCAACGTCGAAATGAGAGAAATAAATCGGTTTGATTAA
- a CDS encoding helix-turn-helix domain-containing protein: MSLYEASFRVKHECPYREISEHYPDLTIREWYLSDCQVIEITSPESPAAELLEEIDNLGTILHKSIDSSGLHVVTQSCLCSLEDSIIERFEEYNCLYQPPTIHRQGWEHYTVIAFDEGDVRALLHDLEVDRDIEVLSKTAITEQQIPHSMLAPVDQLFEDVTERQLAALRLALESGYYEQPRKTSLRELADQTAVARSTFEEHLRKAENKFLTNAGQFLRLVTATSSSDPLQIEKTRQSEQIAD; this comes from the coding sequence ATGAGTCTCTACGAGGCCTCCTTCCGGGTCAAACACGAGTGTCCATATCGGGAGATCTCGGAACACTACCCGGACCTCACAATCCGCGAGTGGTACCTGAGCGACTGCCAGGTAATCGAGATCACGTCCCCGGAATCGCCAGCTGCCGAACTCCTCGAAGAAATCGACAATCTGGGGACGATCCTTCACAAGTCGATTGATTCGTCCGGTCTCCACGTCGTCACACAATCTTGCCTCTGTTCATTAGAGGACTCCATCATCGAACGGTTCGAGGAATACAACTGTCTGTACCAGCCGCCGACGATCCACCGGCAGGGCTGGGAGCACTACACGGTAATCGCGTTCGACGAGGGTGACGTCCGGGCTCTCCTTCACGATCTGGAGGTCGATCGAGACATCGAAGTCCTCTCGAAGACGGCGATTACAGAGCAGCAAATCCCTCACAGTATGTTGGCTCCGGTCGATCAGTTGTTCGAAGACGTGACTGAACGACAGCTGGCCGCGCTTCGGCTTGCCCTCGAGAGCGGGTACTACGAGCAACCACGGAAGACGTCACTCCGGGAATTGGCCGATCAGACGGCCGTTGCTCGCTCGACGTTCGAAGAGCACCTCCGAAAAGCGGAGAACAAATTCCTCACTAACGCCGGCCAGTTCTTACGGCTCGTCACCGCCACTTCGTCGTCCGATCCGCTCCAGATTGAAAAGACGCGGCAGTCGGAACAGATTGCCGACTAG
- a CDS encoding MBL fold metallo-hydrolase, producing MSEIRPKQLGNRLQTDTDDLLVLDIRHTEEYDDWHIPDSINVDVYDELANNPNTAKEALATLPDGKEIVTVCAAGVVSQTATDVLEELGYEAATLTDGMNGWSRVHRSAPVPTTLDGTLVQVARPGKGCLSHVLISDGEAAMFDPSHYLEEYEEILDDHDAELVSVFDTHAHADHVSGGAELAERHGVPYYLHSKDALAIDATPVEDGETVEVGSVAIEVIHTPGHSEGSVSFDIDGEALVTGDTLFHESVGRVELGVEAGIEDSDAEANAATLYESLQRLLDRPDDVVVLPAHDPGSPEPPVTATLGEVRERNTDLERDREAFVETLASDIPDHPPNFERVKRTNVGQEDVPDDELSELELGPNRCAAE from the coding sequence ATGTCGGAGATTCGTCCCAAGCAACTCGGTAACCGGTTGCAGACCGATACAGATGATCTGCTCGTGCTCGATATCCGTCACACGGAGGAGTACGACGACTGGCATATCCCGGATAGCATCAACGTCGACGTCTACGACGAACTGGCCAACAACCCCAATACGGCGAAGGAGGCCCTCGCAACCCTCCCCGACGGGAAGGAGATTGTTACCGTCTGTGCTGCGGGCGTCGTCTCGCAAACCGCAACGGATGTGCTCGAAGAACTCGGGTACGAGGCTGCGACGCTCACGGACGGGATGAACGGGTGGAGTCGCGTTCACCGGAGCGCGCCCGTCCCGACCACCCTCGACGGAACGCTCGTCCAGGTCGCTCGTCCGGGAAAGGGGTGTCTCTCTCACGTCCTGATTTCCGACGGTGAAGCGGCCATGTTCGATCCCTCACACTACCTCGAGGAGTACGAGGAGATTCTCGACGACCACGATGCTGAACTCGTCAGTGTCTTCGATACGCACGCACACGCCGACCACGTCTCCGGCGGTGCGGAACTCGCCGAACGCCACGGCGTTCCGTACTATCTCCACTCGAAGGATGCACTCGCTATCGACGCGACCCCGGTCGAAGACGGAGAGACGGTCGAAGTCGGGAGCGTTGCCATCGAGGTTATTCACACGCCCGGCCACAGCGAGGGAAGCGTCTCGTTCGATATCGACGGCGAGGCGCTCGTTACGGGCGATACGCTCTTTCACGAAAGCGTCGGCCGCGTCGAACTCGGCGTCGAAGCCGGTATCGAGGATTCCGACGCCGAAGCGAACGCCGCGACGCTCTACGAGAGTCTCCAGCGGCTGCTGGACCGCCCGGACGACGTAGTCGTCCTCCCGGCACACGATCCCGGGTCGCCCGAACCCCCGGTGACCGCGACGCTAGGCGAAGTTCGAGAACGGAACACCGACCTCGAACGCGATCGGGAAGCGTTCGTCGAGACGCTCGCCTCGGATATTCCGGATCACCCGCCGAACTTCGAACGCGTCAAGCGAACGAACGTCGGGCAGGAAGACGTCCCCGACGATGAGTTGTCCGAACTCGAGCTGGGTCCAAACCGCTGTGCTGCCGAGTAA
- a CDS encoding amidase, with protein MWSTAIEFTPEYSATVARRLVDHGADVVGTTNMDEFAYFTTGETCAYGPVENPVVEGSVPGGSSAGSAAAVAADLVDVALGSDTAGSIRIPASFCGVVGFKPTHRAVPCFGFADLSPSLDHIGPLAKTVETAALTLETIGGPSAEDPGTLGVEPATGLTDLVGEGIEGLHVGVVTKMMDNATEGVVEQVRGGIETIEDAGATVEDVSIPEIGNAPLASMGIIGPEFAKLLRTNGQVYTTGTGYSEPWRTSVATMTGSGGYGEIVRNQLLIGDGVDAITEGSVYVAAQNFRQALTASIDDLFEGVDALITPTTPIPAPEFGEVFDLESFVQTVANTVPFNLTGHPALSVPCGTTESKPVGLQIVTDRHAEPTAVRLGAIVEAEQ; from the coding sequence ATGTGGTCGACCGCCATCGAGTTCACTCCAGAGTACAGCGCGACCGTAGCTCGCCGTCTCGTCGACCATGGAGCTGACGTCGTGGGCACGACTAACATGGACGAGTTTGCATACTTCACGACGGGGGAGACTTGTGCCTACGGCCCTGTCGAAAACCCGGTGGTTGAAGGAAGTGTGCCGGGAGGCTCGTCTGCCGGATCCGCTGCCGCAGTCGCCGCTGATCTGGTCGATGTGGCACTCGGAAGCGACACCGCAGGGTCGATTCGCATCCCTGCATCGTTTTGTGGGGTCGTCGGATTCAAACCTACTCACCGTGCAGTTCCGTGCTTTGGATTTGCTGACCTATCGCCCTCGCTAGATCACATCGGCCCGTTGGCGAAGACGGTCGAAACGGCTGCACTGACGCTCGAGACGATTGGCGGACCGTCTGCCGAGGACCCCGGGACGTTGGGTGTCGAGCCTGCTACAGGACTAACTGACCTAGTTGGCGAGGGAATCGAAGGGCTCCACGTGGGTGTCGTTACGAAAATGATGGACAATGCGACTGAGGGCGTTGTTGAGCAGGTTCGAGGTGGTATCGAGACTATTGAGGACGCTGGCGCCACCGTCGAAGACGTATCGATACCCGAGATCGGAAACGCACCGCTGGCGTCAATGGGAATCATCGGTCCGGAGTTCGCCAAACTGCTCCGTACTAACGGGCAGGTCTATACCACAGGTACCGGCTACAGTGAGCCCTGGCGGACATCTGTGGCCACAATGACCGGTAGCGGCGGCTACGGTGAGATTGTTCGCAATCAGTTGCTGATTGGTGATGGCGTGGATGCGATTACTGAGGGTTCCGTGTATGTCGCCGCCCAAAATTTCCGACAAGCTCTCACTGCTAGCATAGACGACTTGTTCGAGGGGGTTGACGCGCTCATCACACCAACGACACCGATCCCGGCACCGGAATTTGGCGAGGTGTTTGATCTGGAGTCGTTCGTTCAGACCGTAGCGAACACCGTTCCATTCAATTTGACCGGCCACCCGGCTCTGTCGGTGCCCTGTGGGACGACCGAGAGCAAGCCCGTTGGGCTACAGATAGTTACTGATCGCCACGCTGAACCAACAGCCGTCCGCCTCGGGGCCATCGTCGAAGCAGAGCAATAA
- a CDS encoding cupredoxin domain-containing protein — MPQVYAYGASWGVGNVHINDKLATEDGFRLIHFMTTQTVRDERYRIVLDEEMPLAPDETIAGRIHHTHGVVLPIRPTDEGPVYDPVPTAFELPNGDHQPFIHAMWEQDEIVDGPFADWEFPGADEDESASDGAGSDEGDFRLLGNAAAWMGDAPDAIADTENPPLELEEGTEYVLVWENVDGQQHNFAIEDENGENLLASELMGEDGATQTVEFTATEAMAEYYCQVHPNSMRGSIELV, encoded by the coding sequence ATGCCGCAGGTGTACGCCTACGGCGCATCCTGGGGAGTCGGAAACGTACATATCAATGACAAGCTGGCTACCGAAGATGGGTTCCGCCTCATCCACTTCATGACGACCCAGACGGTTCGAGACGAACGATATCGGATCGTACTCGACGAGGAGATGCCGCTCGCGCCAGACGAAACGATCGCGGGTCGGATCCATCACACCCACGGCGTGGTGTTACCGATCAGGCCGACCGACGAGGGGCCCGTGTACGACCCGGTACCGACAGCGTTCGAACTCCCCAATGGTGACCACCAACCGTTCATCCACGCGATGTGGGAACAGGATGAAATCGTCGACGGCCCGTTCGCAGACTGGGAATTCCCCGGCGCGGACGAAGACGAATCGGCTTCGGATGGAGCAGGCAGTGACGAGGGCGACTTCCGACTCCTCGGTAATGCCGCCGCCTGGATGGGCGACGCTCCCGACGCGATTGCCGACACGGAGAATCCTCCCCTGGAACTCGAGGAAGGAACTGAATACGTCCTCGTATGGGAGAACGTCGACGGACAGCAACACAACTTCGCGATCGAAGACGAGAACGGTGAGAACCTCCTCGCCAGCGAGTTGATGGGTGAGGACGGCGCAACCCAAACCGTCGAGTTCACTGCCACCGAAGCGATGGCCGAGTACTACTGCCAGGTCCATCCGAATTCAATGCGAGGGTCGATCGAACTAGTCTAA
- a CDS encoding DUF3179 domain-containing protein has translation MNVRQVVPKDAIPSIDSPTFGTGYSGDRNDDVIVVDSMPAKAYPTRILNYHEIVNDVLERDGETVPIAVTWCPLCGSAIVYERTIDDEAVTFGVSGKLADDDLVIYDRKTGSEWKQSTGECIAGAFEGRHLTMRPGAMMTWGTFRDRYPEGVVLQPPENAQSEAASDDDTPAPVTYDDQPYTGYFESDGFGLAAHRGTDDMRSWDRTDLEPKTVVLGLEFDDEALGFPLPRVADSNSVVCETIAGTDVVVFATDDGIHAFEDPGYEFEPGTDGEFYADSTTWNGATGEAADGRQLIRLPARRLFAFAWQDDHGPDAFFQS, from the coding sequence ATGAACGTTCGACAGGTGGTGCCAAAGGACGCAATTCCGAGTATCGACAGCCCAACGTTCGGAACGGGGTATTCTGGCGACAGGAACGACGACGTCATCGTTGTCGATTCGATGCCGGCGAAGGCGTATCCGACTCGGATTCTCAACTATCACGAAATCGTAAATGACGTGCTCGAACGTGACGGTGAGACGGTTCCGATCGCGGTGACGTGGTGCCCACTATGCGGGAGTGCGATCGTCTACGAGCGCACCATCGACGACGAAGCCGTCACATTCGGCGTCAGTGGAAAACTCGCCGACGACGACCTGGTCATATACGATCGGAAAACCGGATCGGAGTGGAAACAATCAACCGGCGAGTGTATCGCCGGTGCGTTCGAAGGGCGGCACCTGACGATGCGCCCTGGCGCGATGATGACGTGGGGAACGTTTCGCGACCGATATCCAGAGGGCGTCGTTCTTCAGCCCCCGGAGAATGCTCAGAGTGAAGCCGCAAGTGACGACGACACTCCCGCCCCGGTCACGTACGACGACCAACCGTACACGGGCTACTTCGAGAGCGACGGGTTCGGGCTGGCCGCTCACCGTGGAACGGATGATATGCGATCCTGGGACCGGACGGATCTCGAGCCGAAAACAGTCGTTCTGGGACTCGAATTCGATGACGAGGCACTCGGCTTTCCATTACCTCGAGTAGCCGATTCGAACAGTGTCGTGTGCGAAACGATCGCTGGAACCGACGTCGTCGTATTCGCGACCGACGACGGCATACACGCGTTCGAAGATCCGGGATACGAGTTCGAGCCAGGGACTGACGGGGAATTTTACGCCGATTCGACGACGTGGAACGGTGCAACGGGAGAGGCAGCCGATGGGCGACAATTGATACGACTACCAGCACGACGACTCTTTGCGTTCGCCTGGCAGGACGATCACGGTCCGGACGCGTTTTTCCAATCTTGA
- a CDS encoding ester cyclase: MKCSVRDSNPGHCRERGPTDSQSRRIATSLRDVIEVWEDHDLNAINEIYTSDYRGQDFPLQIPVTRTRYRKLASLFITTFPDCSIEVETLTADEDFINFEWIFTGTHTGTVYGTPPSYAAVSFTGKGRHRHENGKVAEVWMDVDWKHLYTQLARGYWTRFQ, encoded by the coding sequence ATGAAGTGCTCCGTCAGGGATTCGAACCCTGGTCATTGCCGTGAGAGGGGACCAACAGATAGCCAGTCAAGGCGCATAGCCACTAGCTTGCGCGATGTCATCGAAGTATGGGAAGACCACGACCTGAATGCAATAAATGAGATCTATACATCCGATTATCGAGGGCAGGATTTCCCCTTACAGATACCGGTCACTCGAACCCGATATCGGAAGTTAGCTTCCCTGTTCATCACCACATTTCCGGATTGCTCGATCGAAGTCGAGACACTAACTGCTGATGAGGATTTCATCAATTTTGAGTGGATATTCACTGGAACACACACCGGCACAGTATACGGAACTCCGCCAAGTTACGCTGCGGTCTCGTTCACTGGAAAAGGACGCCACCGACACGAAAATGGAAAAGTAGCAGAAGTCTGGATGGATGTCGACTGGAAGCACCTCTATACACAACTAGCAAGAGGATACTGGACACGATTCCAATGA